Proteins from a genomic interval of Kitasatospora kifunensis:
- a CDS encoding beta-ketoacyl-[acyl-carrier-protein] synthase family protein has protein sequence MALGGSGSDVAITGLGLVTPAGIGIRENWDRITSGISCATVDETLRGLPGEISCRVPGFDADALIGGFAAWQLERFVQLAIVATRQAVADAGLDPHSWDGARVGVVLGNSLGGAEAFERQHQALLKSGPTKVSPLLIPMYMVNMAAGYVAIDCGAKGPSLVTATACASGTTAVGTARELLRSGACDVVLAGGSESALTPVVLAGLGKMGALSKRQDDPLAASRPFDAARDGFVPAEGAGVLVLERASDARARGARIHAVVRGYGAATDAHHATAPEPEGRGIEQALRAALLDAGVSATEVDHVNAHGTSTPLNDVTEGRMLSRVLGSRPAVTSTKGAIGHTLAAAGAIEAAYAALTLQHGLVPPTANLREQDPGIDLDIVRGQARRTRVEVAVSTSLGFGGHNAALVLTAT, from the coding sequence GCGCCACCGTGGACGAGACGCTGCGCGGCCTGCCCGGCGAGATCAGCTGCCGGGTGCCCGGCTTCGACGCCGACGCGCTGATCGGCGGTTTCGCCGCCTGGCAGCTGGAGCGGTTCGTGCAGCTGGCGATCGTCGCCACGCGGCAGGCCGTCGCGGATGCGGGCCTGGACCCGCACTCCTGGGACGGCGCGCGAGTCGGCGTGGTGCTCGGCAACTCACTCGGCGGAGCGGAGGCCTTCGAGCGACAGCACCAGGCACTGTTGAAGAGCGGTCCGACCAAGGTCTCTCCGCTGCTGATCCCGATGTACATGGTGAACATGGCGGCGGGCTACGTGGCGATCGACTGCGGCGCCAAGGGGCCGAGCCTGGTCACCGCCACCGCCTGCGCGTCCGGAACCACAGCCGTGGGTACGGCCCGCGAGCTGCTCCGCTCCGGCGCCTGCGATGTGGTGCTGGCCGGCGGCAGCGAGTCGGCACTGACTCCGGTGGTGCTCGCCGGGCTGGGCAAGATGGGCGCCCTCTCCAAGCGGCAGGACGATCCACTCGCCGCCTCCCGCCCCTTCGACGCCGCCCGCGACGGGTTCGTCCCGGCCGAGGGAGCGGGGGTGCTGGTGCTCGAGCGGGCATCCGACGCCCGAGCCCGCGGCGCCCGGATCCACGCCGTGGTCCGCGGCTACGGCGCTGCCACCGACGCCCACCACGCGACCGCTCCGGAGCCCGAGGGCCGCGGCATCGAACAGGCGCTGCGGGCCGCGCTGCTGGACGCCGGCGTGTCCGCCACCGAGGTGGACCACGTGAACGCGCACGGCACCTCCACTCCGCTGAACGACGTCACCGAGGGCCGGATGCTGAGCCGGGTGCTCGGCAGTCGGCCGGCGGTGACCTCGACCAAGGGCGCGATCGGCCACACCCTGGCGGCGGCCGGGGCGATCGAGGCGGCGTATGCCGCGCTGACCCTGCAGCACGGTCTGGTACCACCGACCGCCAACCTGCGCGAGCAGGACCCGGGTATCGACCTCGACATCGTTCGCGGCCAGGCCCGCCGGACCCGGGTCGAGGTCGCGGTGAGCACCTCACTCGGCTTCGGCGGCCACAACGCGGCACTGGTTCTCACCGCAACCTGA
- a CDS encoding HAD family hydrolase, whose amino-acid sequence MSKLQKIRLVALDSDGVLLNDTYSPVIERFVTKHGGQYTAAVERGVWGSPQLAAGQNMALACKLPWSGKETIDAFFEERAEYLKENPVQVTEGAEQLLATLRETDVRVVCYGGRNREYSFDTFLGGLAEYFDKETPYVDVNDFRPGTKEIIKQFGYQPAEVLFVDDINRVAEVTKALGAGFLGVPASLPHNFQRQEMVETGVRYTVDDIRDINLDLLAKLDEELAAGTLWDGRK is encoded by the coding sequence ATGAGCAAGCTGCAGAAGATCCGCCTGGTCGCCCTGGACAGCGACGGCGTGCTGCTGAACGACACCTACAGCCCGGTGATCGAGCGCTTCGTCACCAAGCACGGCGGCCAGTACACCGCCGCCGTCGAGCGCGGGGTCTGGGGCTCGCCGCAGCTGGCCGCCGGCCAGAACATGGCGCTCGCCTGCAAGCTGCCCTGGTCCGGCAAGGAGACCATCGACGCCTTCTTCGAGGAGCGCGCCGAGTACCTCAAGGAGAACCCGGTCCAGGTGACCGAGGGTGCCGAGCAGCTGCTGGCCACGCTGCGCGAGACCGATGTCCGGGTGGTCTGCTACGGCGGCCGCAACCGCGAGTACAGCTTCGACACCTTCCTCGGCGGGCTGGCCGAGTACTTCGACAAGGAGACCCCGTACGTCGATGTGAACGACTTCCGCCCGGGCACCAAGGAGATCATCAAGCAGTTCGGCTACCAGCCGGCCGAGGTGCTCTTCGTCGACGACATCAACCGGGTGGCCGAGGTGACCAAGGCCCTGGGCGCCGGCTTCCTCGGTGTGCCGGCCAGCCTGCCGCACAACTTCCAGCGCCAGGAGATGGTGGAGACCGGCGTGCGCTACACGGTCGACGACATCCGGGACATCAACCTGGACCTGCTCGCCAAGCTGGACGAGGAGCTGGCCGCCGGCACCCTGTGGGACGGGCGGAAGTGA
- the fabG gene encoding 3-oxoacyl-ACP reductase FabG, producing the protein MSRSVFITGGNRGIGLATAKAFAAAGDRVAVGTRSAEAPQGLLGIRCDVTVPGDPERAIGEAVAAHGPIEVVVANAGITLDTPMLRMSDTQFDTVLRTNLTGAFATAKAAARSMLPTRKGRIVLVSSALGFLGSPGQTNYAAAKAGLLGLARSLVWELGDRDITVNVVAPGIIETDMTAPLSEKRLANLMQMTPLGRLGTADEVVAAIRFLASDEASYITGAVLPVGGGIGMGL; encoded by the coding sequence ATGAGTCGATCAGTCTTCATCACCGGGGGCAACCGCGGTATCGGGCTCGCCACCGCCAAGGCGTTCGCGGCCGCCGGGGACCGGGTGGCGGTCGGTACCCGTAGCGCCGAGGCCCCGCAGGGCCTGCTCGGGATCCGGTGCGATGTCACCGTCCCGGGCGACCCGGAGCGGGCGATCGGTGAAGCCGTGGCCGCCCACGGGCCGATCGAGGTGGTCGTGGCCAACGCCGGCATCACGCTGGACACCCCGATGCTGCGGATGTCCGACACGCAGTTCGACACCGTGCTGCGGACCAACCTGACGGGTGCCTTCGCCACCGCCAAGGCCGCCGCGCGCAGCATGCTGCCGACCCGCAAGGGCCGGATCGTGCTGGTCTCCTCCGCACTCGGCTTCCTCGGCTCGCCCGGGCAGACCAACTACGCCGCTGCCAAGGCCGGTCTGCTCGGTCTGGCCCGCTCGCTGGTCTGGGAGCTGGGGGATCGCGACATCACGGTGAACGTGGTCGCCCCGGGGATCATCGAGACCGACATGACCGCGCCGCTCTCCGAGAAGCGGCTGGCGAACCTGATGCAGATGACCCCGCTGGGGCGGCTGGGGACGGCCGACGAGGTGGTCGCCGCGATCAGGTTCCTGGCCAGCGACGAGGCGAGCTACATCACCGGTGCCGTGCTACCGGTCGGCGGCGGGATCGGGATGGGGCTGTAG
- a CDS encoding FAD-binding oxidoreductase, with amino-acid sequence MANLNRRRMMLGAASLAGGATLATTIGGRASADALPSNAVGTVDGAGVNSMFPAVTVQPSDARYGQLVLGNNQRWQAQPDSVRLVSTASQALQVVQEAVSNGKRITVRGGGHCYEDFVSNSDVKIILDMSRMSEIYWDPAMMAYAVESGALLLDVYEKLFKVWGVTIPAGYCYSVGVGGHIAGGGYGLLGRRNGLTVDYLYAVEVVTVDATGTAKLVVATRDPNDPNRELWWAHTGGGGGSFGVVTRYWFRSPTSTPPTSATDPTTLLPAPPAQVLLSTVVLPWSSLTQADFTTLVRNYTAWYAANSAPNSPYTALGSYLILNSSASGAVTILAQVDATVSGAQQLLSSFLSAVTAGVAATPSPIPAPRTLPWLRATRMLGTSSPVLTNPTLRGDHKSAYYAAQIPDAQIATLYKYLTLSSYSNPNANVVLQPYGGQIGAAASGDTAMPHRSAILILLMQAFWTDAVDDPTHVGWVRAFYSELYGATGGVPVPNGVTDGCYINYPDSDLNDPGYNTSRVPWYTLYWKDNYPRLQLAKAAWDPTNVFHHTQSIRLPS; translated from the coding sequence ATGGCAAATCTGAACAGACGCCGGATGATGCTCGGTGCCGCCTCGTTGGCCGGCGGCGCCACCCTGGCCACCACGATCGGCGGCCGGGCGAGCGCCGATGCGCTGCCGTCCAACGCGGTGGGCACGGTCGACGGGGCCGGCGTGAACTCGATGTTCCCCGCCGTCACCGTGCAGCCCAGCGACGCGCGGTACGGGCAGCTCGTCCTCGGCAACAACCAGCGGTGGCAGGCCCAGCCCGACAGCGTCCGGCTGGTCAGCACCGCGAGCCAGGCGCTGCAGGTGGTCCAGGAGGCCGTCTCGAACGGCAAGCGGATCACCGTGCGCGGTGGCGGCCACTGCTACGAGGACTTCGTCTCGAACTCCGACGTGAAGATCATCCTCGACATGTCCCGGATGTCGGAGATCTACTGGGACCCCGCGATGATGGCGTACGCGGTGGAGAGCGGCGCGCTGCTGCTCGACGTGTACGAGAAGCTGTTCAAGGTCTGGGGCGTCACGATTCCGGCCGGCTACTGCTACTCGGTCGGGGTCGGCGGCCACATCGCCGGCGGCGGCTACGGCCTGCTGGGCCGGCGCAACGGGCTCACCGTGGACTACCTGTACGCGGTCGAGGTCGTCACGGTGGACGCGACCGGAACGGCGAAGCTGGTGGTGGCCACCCGGGACCCGAACGACCCCAACCGCGAGCTGTGGTGGGCGCACACCGGAGGCGGCGGCGGTAGCTTCGGCGTCGTCACCCGCTACTGGTTCCGCTCCCCCACCAGCACCCCGCCGACCAGCGCCACCGACCCGACGACCCTGCTGCCGGCCCCGCCGGCCCAGGTGCTGCTCAGCACCGTCGTGCTGCCGTGGAGCAGCCTCACCCAGGCCGACTTCACCACCCTGGTGCGCAACTACACGGCCTGGTACGCCGCCAACAGCGCGCCGAACTCCCCTTACACCGCGCTCGGCAGCTATCTGATCCTGAACAGCAGCGCGAGCGGTGCGGTGACCATCCTCGCCCAGGTGGACGCGACGGTCTCGGGCGCGCAGCAGCTGCTCAGCAGCTTCCTGTCGGCGGTCACCGCCGGCGTCGCGGCCACCCCCTCGCCGATCCCGGCGCCACGCACCCTGCCCTGGCTGCGGGCCACCCGGATGCTGGGCACCAGCAGCCCCGTACTGACCAACCCGACGCTGCGCGGCGACCACAAGTCGGCCTACTACGCCGCACAGATACCCGATGCCCAGATCGCGACGCTGTACAAGTACCTGACGCTGAGCAGCTACTCGAACCCGAACGCCAACGTCGTGCTCCAGCCGTACGGCGGCCAGATCGGCGCGGCGGCCAGCGGCGACACCGCGATGCCGCACCGCTCCGCCATCCTCATCCTGCTGATGCAGGCGTTCTGGACGGACGCGGTGGACGACCCCACCCATGTGGGCTGGGTGCGGGCCTTCTACTCCGAGTTGTACGGAGCCACCGGCGGAGTGCCGGTGCCCAACGGCGTCACCGACGGGTGCTACATCAACTACCCCGACAGCGATCTGAACGATCCCGGCTACAACACCTCCCGGGTGCCCTGGTACACGCTGTACTGGAAGGACAACTACCCCCGCCTGCAGTTGGCGAAGGCGGCCTGGGACCCGACCAACGTGTTCCACCACACGCAGTCGATCCGGCTGCCGTCCTGA
- a CDS encoding acetoacetate--CoA ligase → MATQRGVVVHADPIDSTATGELLWTPPAQLPADSTLRGYLDWLPQRFRGTDITGSYQELYRWSVDHLEDFWASVWEYFEVAGSRPDPEVLPTRVMPGAQWFPGSRLNWARHLLRKADEGRPALISVTEGGAPVELSWAQLRRQVGAFAASLRDLGVRPGDRVVGYLPNIPQAVVALLACASIGAVWSACGPEFGAAGALDRFGQLEPVVLIAADGFPNAGRWTDRRSTVAQLRDSLPTLRHTVHVRYLPTGDQAPAATAGKQDRERDREHDWEVLASGESELDFVDLPFDHPLWVLYSSGTTGRPKGLVHSHGGILLEQLKTSGLQLDLKAGDRFLWHTSTSWMMWNYLLAALLQGAVPVLYDGSPGYPRIGALWQLVDDCRITHLGVSPSYLMACRKVGLVPREAYRLTSLRMLGCTGAPLPASGYRWVYEEVKADLWLNSTSGGTDVCTAFVAGSPLLPVHSGELQARALGCRVEAYDDQGRSVTGTVGDLMLTAPMPSMPVYFWDDRDGQRYREAYFEQYPRTWRHGDWCTITERGSVLIHGRSDSTLNKGGVRMGSADIHDVVERLPEVADSLVVGVELPDGGYWMPLFVKLAEGAELTPALRKRVGTALREALTPRHVPDEVVEVPGVPRTKTGKRLEVPVKRLFLGTPLESAVNLATVDQPELIHWFDDFARARLAGNSEQTEGV, encoded by the coding sequence ATGGCCACTCAGAGGGGAGTTGTTGTGCACGCCGACCCGATCGATTCCACCGCCACTGGTGAGCTGCTGTGGACACCGCCCGCGCAGCTGCCCGCGGACTCCACCCTGCGCGGCTACCTCGACTGGCTGCCCCAGCGCTTCCGCGGCACCGACATCACCGGCTCCTACCAGGAGTTGTACCGGTGGTCGGTCGACCACCTGGAAGACTTCTGGGCGAGTGTCTGGGAGTACTTCGAGGTGGCCGGCTCGCGGCCGGACCCCGAGGTGCTGCCCACCCGGGTGATGCCCGGCGCCCAGTGGTTCCCCGGCAGCCGGCTGAACTGGGCCCGGCACCTGCTCCGGAAGGCCGACGAGGGCCGCCCGGCCCTGATCTCGGTCACCGAGGGCGGCGCGCCGGTGGAGCTCTCCTGGGCGCAACTGCGCCGACAGGTGGGCGCGTTCGCCGCCTCGCTGCGCGATCTCGGGGTACGGCCCGGCGACCGGGTGGTCGGCTACCTGCCCAACATCCCGCAGGCGGTCGTCGCGCTGCTGGCCTGTGCGTCGATCGGCGCCGTCTGGTCGGCCTGCGGACCGGAGTTCGGCGCGGCCGGTGCGCTGGACCGGTTCGGCCAGCTCGAACCGGTCGTGCTGATCGCGGCCGACGGCTTTCCGAACGCCGGGCGGTGGACGGATCGGCGCTCGACGGTCGCGCAGCTACGCGACTCGCTGCCGACGCTGCGCCACACCGTCCACGTTCGCTACCTCCCCACGGGCGACCAGGCCCCGGCCGCCACGGCCGGCAAGCAGGACCGGGAGCGTGATCGGGAGCACGACTGGGAGGTGCTGGCGAGCGGCGAGAGCGAGCTCGACTTCGTCGACCTTCCCTTCGACCACCCGCTGTGGGTGCTCTACTCCTCCGGCACCACCGGGCGGCCCAAGGGGCTGGTCCACAGCCACGGCGGCATCCTGCTGGAGCAGCTGAAGACCTCCGGTCTGCAGCTCGACCTCAAGGCCGGCGACCGGTTCCTCTGGCACACCTCCACCAGCTGGATGATGTGGAACTACCTGCTGGCCGCGCTCCTGCAGGGGGCGGTGCCGGTGCTGTACGACGGCTCCCCCGGCTACCCCCGGATCGGCGCGCTGTGGCAGCTGGTGGACGACTGCCGGATCACCCATCTCGGTGTGAGCCCGAGCTATCTGATGGCCTGCCGCAAGGTCGGCCTGGTGCCGCGGGAGGCCTACCGGCTGACCTCGCTGCGCATGCTGGGCTGCACCGGCGCGCCCCTGCCCGCCTCCGGCTACCGCTGGGTCTACGAGGAGGTGAAGGCCGACCTCTGGCTCAACTCGACCTCCGGCGGCACGGACGTCTGTACCGCGTTCGTCGCGGGCAGCCCGCTGCTCCCGGTCCACTCGGGTGAACTCCAGGCCCGCGCCCTCGGCTGCCGGGTCGAGGCCTACGACGACCAGGGCCGCTCGGTGACCGGCACGGTGGGCGACCTGATGCTGACCGCGCCGATGCCGTCGATGCCCGTGTACTTCTGGGACGACCGGGACGGGCAGCGCTATCGCGAGGCCTACTTCGAGCAGTACCCGCGGACCTGGCGGCACGGCGACTGGTGCACGATCACCGAGCGGGGCAGCGTGCTGATCCACGGCCGCTCCGACTCCACCCTCAACAAGGGCGGCGTGCGGATGGGCTCCGCCGACATCCATGACGTGGTCGAGCGCCTCCCCGAGGTGGCCGACTCACTGGTGGTCGGCGTCGAACTGCCGGACGGCGGCTACTGGATGCCGCTGTTCGTCAAGCTCGCCGAGGGCGCCGAGCTGACGCCCGCACTGCGAAAGCGGGTCGGCACGGCGCTGCGCGAAGCACTGACGCCACGTCACGTACCGGACGAGGTGGTCGAAGTCCCGGGCGTGCCGCGGACCAAGACCGGCAAGCGCCTGGAAGTACCGGTGAAGCGGCTCTTCCTGGGCACGCCGCTCGAGAGTGCGGTCAACCTCGCAACGGTGGATCAGCCGGAGCTGATCCACTGGTTCGACGACTTCGCGCGGGCCCGGCTGGCAGGCAACTCCGAACAGACCGAGGGGGTTTGA
- a CDS encoding acyl-CoA carboxylase subunit beta, with protein MTVLDQAERDARGRVVELHELRAAVRRGPSEKATEAQHAKGKLTARERIELLLDEGSFHEVEALRRHRATGFGLEAKKPHTDGVITGWGTVHGRTVFLYAHDFRIFGGALGEAHAQKIHKIMDMAITAGAPLVSLNDGAGARIQEGVTALAGYGGIFQRNTRASGVIPQISVMLGPCAGGAAYSPALTDFVFMVRETSQMFITGPDVVQAVTGEKISQNGLGGADVHSAVSGVSHFAYDDEQSCIEEVRYLLSLLPQNNREMPPATANEDPVERRNDVLLDLVPADGNRPYDMRKVIEEIVDHGEYLEIHERWATNVIVALARIDGHVTGIIANQPQSLAGVLDINASEKAARFVQMCDAFNIPLVTMLDVPGFLPGVDQEHDGIIRHGAKLLYAYCNATVPRIQLILRKAYGGAYIVMDSRSIGSDLSYVWPTNEIAVMGAEGAANVIFRRDINGAEDPEAMRAQKIKEYKNELMHPYYAAERGLVDDVIDPAETRGVLASALAMLRTKHADLPSRKHGNPPM; from the coding sequence ATGACCGTACTGGATCAGGCCGAGCGTGATGCCCGGGGCCGGGTCGTGGAGCTGCACGAACTGCGTGCGGCGGTGCGGCGTGGTCCGAGCGAGAAGGCGACCGAAGCGCAGCACGCCAAGGGGAAGTTGACGGCGCGTGAGCGGATCGAGCTGCTGCTGGACGAGGGCTCGTTCCACGAGGTGGAGGCGTTGCGTCGGCATCGGGCGACGGGTTTCGGGCTGGAGGCCAAGAAGCCGCACACCGATGGTGTGATCACCGGTTGGGGCACGGTGCACGGGCGTACGGTGTTCCTCTACGCCCACGACTTCCGGATCTTCGGTGGGGCGCTGGGTGAGGCGCACGCGCAGAAGATCCACAAGATCATGGACATGGCGATCACGGCCGGTGCTCCGCTGGTCTCGCTGAACGACGGCGCCGGCGCCCGGATCCAGGAGGGCGTCACCGCGCTGGCCGGCTACGGCGGCATCTTCCAGCGCAACACCCGCGCCTCGGGCGTCATCCCGCAGATCTCCGTGATGCTCGGCCCCTGCGCCGGCGGCGCCGCCTACAGCCCCGCGCTGACCGACTTCGTCTTCATGGTCCGCGAGACCTCGCAGATGTTCATCACGGGCCCCGACGTGGTCCAGGCCGTCACCGGCGAGAAGATCAGCCAGAACGGGCTCGGCGGCGCCGACGTCCACTCCGCGGTCTCCGGCGTGTCGCACTTCGCCTACGACGACGAGCAGTCCTGCATCGAGGAGGTCCGCTACCTCCTGTCGCTGCTGCCGCAGAACAACCGCGAGATGCCCCCCGCCACCGCGAACGAGGACCCGGTGGAACGGCGCAACGACGTCCTGCTCGACCTCGTGCCCGCCGACGGCAACCGGCCCTACGACATGCGCAAGGTGATCGAGGAGATCGTCGACCACGGCGAGTACCTGGAGATCCACGAGCGGTGGGCCACCAACGTGATCGTGGCACTGGCCCGGATCGACGGCCACGTCACCGGCATCATCGCCAACCAGCCGCAGTCACTGGCCGGCGTCCTCGACATCAACGCCTCCGAGAAGGCCGCCCGCTTCGTCCAGATGTGCGACGCGTTCAACATCCCACTGGTCACCATGCTCGACGTCCCCGGCTTCCTGCCCGGCGTCGACCAGGAGCACGACGGCATCATCCGCCACGGCGCCAAACTGCTCTACGCCTACTGCAACGCCACCGTGCCCCGGATCCAGCTGATCCTGCGCAAGGCCTACGGCGGCGCCTACATCGTGATGGACTCCCGCTCGATCGGCTCGGACCTGTCCTACGTCTGGCCGACCAACGAGATCGCCGTGATGGGAGCCGAGGGCGCGGCCAACGTGATCTTCCGACGCGACATCAACGGGGCCGAGGACCCCGAGGCGATGCGCGCACAGAAGATCAAGGAGTACAAGAACGAGCTGATGCACCCGTACTACGCCGCCGAACGCGGCCTGGTCGACGACGTCATCGACCCCGCCGAGACCCGCGGCGTGCTCGCCTCCGCACTCGCCATGCTCCGCACCAAGCACGCCGACCTGCCCAGCCGCAAGCACGGCAACCCGCCGATGTGA
- a CDS encoding acyl-CoA carboxylase epsilon subunit, with amino-acid sequence MQFRTEPLLRVTRGSLTDEELAALTAVLLARAAASQQASTLAPVEPIARWRRLERHPAYSSPVSWRQAA; translated from the coding sequence ATGCAATTTCGCACCGAGCCACTGCTCCGGGTCACCCGCGGCTCGCTCACCGACGAGGAACTCGCCGCCCTCACCGCCGTCCTGCTGGCCCGCGCCGCGGCGTCGCAGCAGGCCAGCACCCTCGCCCCGGTCGAGCCGATCGCCCGTTGGCGCCGCCTGGAGCGTCACCCGGCGTACTCCTCACCCGTCAGCTGGCGACAGGCGGCGTGA
- a CDS encoding helix-turn-helix domain-containing protein: protein MQDNTGIKLTLGDFLKAKRAATPPESVGLPLLGRPRRVPGLRREELAQLAGVSVDYYIRLEQGRMTHASTTVLNALAQALRLSEHERSYLFSLAGAAEPRAVRSSSQAVDAQTQRLLDSLVDTPAIVLGRRLDVLAWNALGTALFIDFAALRPEDRNFARLIFLEPRFRELYMDWEEIASGFVAMLRMDAARYSDDPQLVSLIGELAIHDADFRRWWANHKVEAITSGRKRINHPIAGPLHLDWQALQVASNPDQTVVIHTAVPDSPTLEAFQFLTAWADRHATLTQQPDPELRLPSSTT, encoded by the coding sequence ATGCAAGACAATACGGGGATCAAGTTGACACTCGGTGACTTTCTGAAGGCCAAGCGGGCCGCCACACCACCCGAGTCGGTCGGTCTGCCGCTACTCGGCCGTCCGCGCAGGGTGCCGGGGCTGCGCCGCGAGGAGCTCGCGCAGCTCGCCGGAGTCAGTGTCGACTACTACATCCGCCTGGAGCAGGGCCGGATGACGCATGCTTCAACGACCGTGCTCAACGCGCTGGCCCAGGCGCTCCGGCTCAGCGAGCACGAGCGCTCCTACCTCTTCTCGCTGGCCGGGGCAGCGGAACCACGAGCGGTGCGGTCCAGCTCCCAAGCCGTCGACGCCCAGACACAGCGGCTGCTCGACAGCCTGGTGGACACACCCGCCATCGTGCTCGGCCGGCGACTGGACGTACTGGCCTGGAACGCGCTCGGCACCGCACTCTTCATCGACTTCGCGGCGCTGCGCCCGGAGGATCGCAACTTCGCCCGGCTGATCTTCCTCGAACCACGGTTCCGGGAGCTCTACATGGACTGGGAGGAGATCGCGAGCGGATTCGTCGCCATGCTGCGGATGGATGCCGCCCGCTACTCCGACGACCCGCAACTCGTCTCACTCATCGGCGAACTGGCGATCCATGACGCCGACTTCCGGCGCTGGTGGGCCAACCACAAGGTGGAGGCCATCACCTCGGGGCGCAAGCGGATCAACCATCCGATCGCCGGACCGCTGCACCTGGACTGGCAGGCCCTGCAGGTCGCCTCGAACCCCGATCAGACCGTGGTGATCCACACCGCGGTGCCCGACTCGCCGACCCTCGAAGCCTTCCAGTTCCTCACCGCCTGGGCCGATCGCCACGCGACGCTGACGCAGCAGCCGGACCCCGAACTGCGCCTGCCCTCCTCCACCACCTGA